The window CCGTCGGATGCTCGATGCGGTCGCACAACTGAACGAGCGGCAGTACGACACCGTGGGCGATCCCGAGATCAACGCGCGCATCGCGCAGTACGAAATGGCCTTCCGCATGCAGACCTCGGTGCCGGAATTGACCAACACGGCAGACGAGCCGCAACACGTGCTCGACGCCTATGGGCCGAACGTGCAGAAGCCCGGCACGTTTGCCGCGAATTGCCTGCTTGCGCGGCGGTTGGCCGAGCGCGGGGTGAACTTCGTGCAGCTCTTCCACCGCGACTGGGATCAGCACGGCGATTTACCGAACGACCTGGGAGCGCTGTGCAACGACGTCGATCAGCCGTGCGCCGCGCTGATTGCCGATCTGAAAAAACGGGGCATGCTCGACGATACGCTAGTCATCTGGGGGGGCGAGTTCGGGCGAACCGTCTATTGCCAGGGCACGCTCACCAAGACGAACTACGGCCGCGATCATCACCCGCGCTGCTACACCATGTGGATGGCCGGCGGTGGCATCAAGCCGGGCATCGTCTACGGCGAGACCGACGACTTCAGCTACAACATCGTCGAAAAGCCGGTCCACATTCACGATCTGAATGCCACCATCCTGCACTGCCTGGGCATCGATCACACGCGGCTTACCTACCGCTTCCAGGGACGCGATTTCCGCCTGACCGACGTCCACGGCAATGTGGTCCGCGACGTGCTGGCCTAGACGCGCGACCGCCGGCACTAAGGCGCACGATCGATCGCGCGGGCTGGGCCGGCGGCGGACAAAGAATGCTGGCCTCCCGCGGAACGGCGCGTTAGCCTGAACGCTGGAATCAGAAGATTGCGGCGCCGAACAACTTCGGTCTGCCGCAACAGAGCGCCATCACTTCTCAGCAGGGGCTTTTATCTTCGATGCGATTTCCCGGTCTGCGCCTGCGTACGCCCGTGCTCGTTCGTTGGAGACATCTCGGCGTGGCGTTGGCACTTGTTTGTCTCGCCCCGGTGGCCCGCGCCCAGGGTCTGTCTCCCGTTGCGGAAGGTGGTGACGAAGAAAAGCCGGTCGCCGGCGAGCGTCGCCCCGCGCCGCAGGCCGAGCCCGATTCGCTCAGCCAACTGCTAGCGAGTGGAGCCGAAGTCCGGCCCGGCGGCGGCGAGTTGCTCTACGTCCGGGACGAGAATGGCAAGGCGCTCGTCAGCCGGCTGCACTGTGCGATCGGCGACCAATGCCTGGTGTTGCTCCCCGACGGCAAGCTGAACCTGGTGCCGCGCGTCGACACGCGCCCCTCGAACAAGCCGTTTCAGGCGGCCGATGCCCAGACGATGATGGCCCGTCTGCGCACCGGTAAATTCTCGAGCTTCAAGACGGCGGCCAGCGAACACTATCTTTATGTCTACTCCTGCTCGGAGCAGTTCTATCAATCGACGCGCGATATTCTCGAATCGCTTTACCCGGGCGTGATCGCGCGGCTCGAGCAGTGGGACTTGCAGCCGACGGCGCCGTCGGTGCCGCTGGTAGTGATGATCTTTCCCAACCGGCAGGAATTCGACGCCCTCAAGCCGATGCCACCGGAAGTGGCGGCCTACTACAGTGGTCTGTCGAATCACATCGTGCTGTACGAAGATCCGTTGCTTTCCGACCGCGCGCCGGAGTTCGCGCTGAAAGAGGCCTCGTACACGATTGCTCACGAGGGGGTTCATCAGATCCTGCACAACGTGGGCATCCAGCAGCGACTCTCGGGCTGGCCCGCGTGGCTGGGCGAAGGATTGCCCGAGTATTTCTGCCCGATCAACGTCAGCTCGGTGGTGGTGAACGAACAAGGTGCGGCCCTGCCCCAGCGGAACTTGAAGTGGACGCGGGCCGGTCTGGTGAACGACCTGCGGATGGCGGCGCTGCTCAAGATGTCGTCGAAGAGTGGCGACGCCATCCAGCGGATCGTCAACGCGCCACAGCTCGACGCCGACGGCTACGCGCTCGCCTGGGGGCTGACACATTACCTGGCCGAGAAGGCCAAGAAGCCCTTCGGCGCCTACCTGCAAGAGATCAGCCGCATGGGTCCGCTCGAACGCCAGGAGGGAGAAGACTCGCTCTTCACCAAGCACTTCGGCAGCGATTTTGCCGCGCTCGAAACGGCCGTGCAGCGGCACCTCACCAGCGGCGAGATCCAGAAGAGTTACCGCGACCCGATGATCTACCAGACGCACTACGTCGTGGTCCACACGACGAAGCGCGGCCGCACGGCAACCGTCTCGGTGGCGATCACGCTTTCACCCGGCCGCGCCCGCGAGTGGAAGGAGCAGGAAGAAAAGGAACAAGCCACGAGCGACCCGGGCACGATCCACGCCTTCCGCACGCAAGTCTGCAAGACCCGGATCGAGGCCGAGCAGATCGTGAAGAAGATCGGGCGGTAGCCGTTTCGTTTTAACCGTGCAGCAAGTCCTCACTTGCCCCGGGGACGAGCGCACGCTGAGGGCCGTCATCCACTACCGTCCAAGTGGTTGTGCCGGTCCCACGACAAGCGGATCGGGTAGTCGCTCGACACTACTCGTTTTTTCTTCGCAGCAGGGCGTGGTTTCCTTGTTCGCGACGGTCAAAACCAGCTTGATCGGGGGGGAGATCGACGTGTGCAACGGCATGTGCGCGCCGAAACGCAGATGGGCCGTCCCCGTAAATCCCCACTTCTTTGCCGGATCGATCCACGGCAGAGACTCGATCGCCTGTTCGATTTTCGAGCGGGCCTCGCGCGGATCGAGCGTAATGATCCCGTTCGAGATGCTCGCGTCGATTTCGCCTGTATAGACGCGGAATGCGGCGGCTGTTTCTCCTTCGGCGGTGCCCTTCAATTCGATCGCGACGTCGGCATCACCGACCGCTCTCAGATCGATCGGCGGCGCCCCCGAATACTTGAGCGACAAAGGACCAAGGCACGAAAGATCGACGTCGATGCTGCCCTCGCAACACTGAAAGGTCGCAGGAAAGGGGCCGGTGTTCGCCCAGACGAAGCCCTGCTCGGGGGCTTTCGCGGCTTTGCCGTCAATGGTCAATCCATTCGAGATGCCCGCGGGCGTGCCGACGCGCACCTGGAACTGCGGCACGCCCCCGACGACCCGGCTCAACTCTGGCACCAGGCTGCGCACGCGTACATGAATCAACTCGCGGCTGATGACCTCGACGTCCGTTTGGGTCACGGGCACTCCGTTGGCCGCGATCTCCGTCTCGGTGGTATGGATCTCGGTACCACCGACGATGGCATGGGTTTGTATCGGATGGAAGTTCTTGCCCGTCAGGAAGAACGAAGCCGCCAACCCGGCGCCATCCTTGAGGTACTCGAGGCCGTAGAAGTCGTGGATCACCGGCCGTAGCTGCGTATCGCCCAAGTCGAACAGATCGCGGCCGGCCAACTCGTATTCGTAGGGCACCCGGGTTTCGTAGGTTTGCATCCCCAGCATCTGTTCGAGTTGATCGACGCGACTGACCAGGCGTTCGTAATCGCCGGGTCGGTAGCAACCCGTATCGCCGCCGGCGAAGGCCTGCCGGCGCGTCGCCATGACCTGGCGACCTTGCACGAGCATTTCTTCGTAGCTGCGCAAGGTAGTCCCCGGTTTGGCCAGCAGTTCCCAGTTGGTCGTGACGTCGAACTTCACCCCGCTGACGAAACCCGGCATGACAAGGATGACCTCGCATTCGCGAATGCCCGGTTCCAACTCGCGGTGATTGAGATCGTAGCACCGCCCGGGGCCCCCCTTCCAAATCAAGCGCGTCAGCGCGGCCAGATTGTTCTCTTCGGGGGGCGGTGCCTGGACGCGCGGATAGAAGTACCAGCCGAAGGTCTCGGCGCCGTGGGTGAAGGCGACTGCCGTTCGATTCAAATCGATCCCGGCCTGGTCGAGGCCAAGCTGACGGCTCAACGCCACGCGCTGTGCCATGTTGAAGTTACTTCTCGCCACGCCGATCGCGAGCGCCAGTTGCATTTCGCGACGCATCGAGAAGGCGTCCCAGACATTCTGCTCTTCAACCTGGGGATCGAGCGCGAATACGTACAAGGGAAAAGAAAGCCGGACCAGTTCCTCCCACAACATGCGGGCTGCCGCCGTCGTAGGCCCCACTCCCTCGCAGCGGCCGGGTGAGAAAAAGAAAACCTGCTCGAGCAAAGCGCCATGATCCGGGGGAATGCGACCGTTGTCCGCCAGGTCGCGCAACAACAGCTTGAGATTCGCATCGAGTTCAGCCGCGTGGACGGCCAGGACCCAAGTCGCGGCCGCCGTCGACAAATCGAGCCCGACAGGATCGGGAAAGCAATTCGGCGTCATGCACGCGCCCGCTAGGCAGGC of the Pirellulales bacterium genome contains:
- a CDS encoding DUF1570 domain-containing protein, with product MRFPGLRLRTPVLVRWRHLGVALALVCLAPVARAQGLSPVAEGGDEEKPVAGERRPAPQAEPDSLSQLLASGAEVRPGGGELLYVRDENGKALVSRLHCAIGDQCLVLLPDGKLNLVPRVDTRPSNKPFQAADAQTMMARLRTGKFSSFKTAASEHYLYVYSCSEQFYQSTRDILESLYPGVIARLEQWDLQPTAPSVPLVVMIFPNRQEFDALKPMPPEVAAYYSGLSNHIVLYEDPLLSDRAPEFALKEASYTIAHEGVHQILHNVGIQQRLSGWPAWLGEGLPEYFCPINVSSVVVNEQGAALPQRNLKWTRAGLVNDLRMAALLKMSSKSGDAIQRIVNAPQLDADGYALAWGLTHYLAEKAKKPFGAYLQEISRMGPLERQEGEDSLFTKHFGSDFAALETAVQRHLTSGEIQKSYRDPMIYQTHYVVVHTTKRGRTATVSVAITLSPGRAREWKEQEEKEQATSDPGTIHAFRTQVCKTRIEAEQIVKKIGR